A stretch of DNA from Streptomyces venezuelae:
ATCCGGTCGGCGGTGCCGATGGCATCGAGGGTGTCCAGGGCCCGGCTCGGGGCACCGCCGTGCAGCGGGCCGGAGAGCGCGCCGACCGCACCGGTGAGGCAGGCCGCGACATCGGCGCCGGTGGAGGCGATGACACGGGCGGTGAAGGTGGAGGCGTTGAAGCCGTGGTCGACCGTCGAGATCAGGTAGCGCTCGACGGCCCGGGCCCGGACCGGGTCGGGCTCCTCGCCGGTGAGCATGTAGAGGTAGTTCGCGGCGTACGGAAGGTCCTCGCGCGGTTCCACCGGGGCGAGCCCCTGCCCGAGCCGGTACAGCGCGGTGAGCAGGGTCGGTACGGCCGCACAGGCCGCCAGCGCATCGGCGGCCCGGCGCCCGGGGGCGAGGTCGTAGACGGGGCGGAAGCCGGCCGAGGCGCCGAGCAGGGAGAGCGCGGTACGCAGGCCCGCGAGGGGGCCGGAGAGCGCGGTGGCCCGGGCCAGGGCGGGCAGTGCGTCGCGGACCTCGGCGGGCAGCCGGCGCAGCGGGGCCAGCTCGGCTGCGAAGGCGGCGCGCTCGGCGGGGCCGGGCAGGGTGCCGCGGAACATCAGGTGCCAGACGTCCTCGAAGGTGCGCTGGGTGGCGAGGTCGACGGCGGAGTACTGCCGGTAGTGGTAGAAGCCCTCGCGGCCTCGGACGTCACCGAGTTCGGTTTCGGTGACCACGACGCCCGCGAGCCCGCGGGGCACTGCGACGGTTGAGTTCATGCCTTGACCATCCATCCTTGACTCAGTCACTGTCAATATTGATTGAATCAACATGTATAGGGTGGATT
This window harbors:
- a CDS encoding citrate synthase/methylcitrate synthase, which encodes MDGQGMNSTVAVPRGLAGVVVTETELGDVRGREGFYHYRQYSAVDLATQRTFEDVWHLMFRGTLPGPAERAAFAAELAPLRRLPAEVRDALPALARATALSGPLAGLRTALSLLGASAGFRPVYDLAPGRRAADALAACAAVPTLLTALYRLGQGLAPVEPREDLPYAANYLYMLTGEEPDPVRARAVERYLISTVDHGFNASTFTARVIASTGADVAACLTGAVGALSGPLHGGAPSRALDTLDAIGTADRIGPWIRERVAAGERIMGFGHPVYRTEDPRSRMLREIAVQLGGPLVDFAVQVEAQVEAILAELKPGRELHTNVEFYAGVVMELCGLPREMFTPTFCVARVVGWSANILEQAADSKIIRPAARYTGPTPPQPVPPVA